The window GGTTCGTCAGCGACGACGAGGTCCGGGTTGAGGACGAGCGCTCGTGCGAGTGCGATACGCTGTTTCTGCCCACCGGAGAACTCGTGCGGGTAGCGGTCGAAGTCCGTCGCCGACAGACCGACGCGCTCCAGTAGATTTTCGACGATTCGGCGGCGACGGCGCCGGTCACGCATCCCGTGGATGGCGAGTGGTTCGGCCACCGACTCGCCGACGCTCATCCGCGGGTCGAAACTCGACGACGGGTCCTGAAACATCATCTGTGCGCGGCGACGGAAGCGCTTCAGTTCGGTGTCGTCGTAGTCGGTGATGTCCTCGCCGTCGAAGACGACTGCGCCGTCAGTCGGGTCTTCCAACCTGAGGAGCGACGTCGCCGCCGTCGACTTGCCACATCCGGACTCACCGACGAGTCCCAGCGTCTCACCGGCGGAGACGTCGAACGAGATACCGTCGACTGCTTTCACCCGACCGACCTCCGATTTGAGGACGCCCTTCGTAATCGGGTAGTGTTTCTTCAGTTCCTGAACCGACAGCAACGGGTCAGAACTCATCGGGCGTCACCCCCAGACGAGTCGTGTCCGTCGTCAGGGTCCGCCACGGCGGCCCCGCCGTCTGCCACTCGTGATTCTGAGGCCGACCCACCACGAATCACCGACGAGTCGTACCCGGGGCCGTAGTACACGCACGCTGCTTCGTGGCCCGCGTCGACAGTGAGCGGTTCCGGGTGGTCACCGGCACGACAGTCAGCAGTCGCGTGCGGACACCGTGGGTGGAACCGACACCCTGCGGGTGGTCTCTTCGGGTCGGGGAGCGTACCACCAATCGGCCGCATCGACTCCCCTTGGCCGGGGAGGCAGTCGAGAAGTGCCTGCGTGTACGGATGCGACGGGCGGTCGAACACGTCGTAGACCGTACCGGACTCCATCACTTTCCCCGCGTACATGACGACGACGCGGTCGGCGATTTCGGCGACGACGCCCAGGTCGTGCGTGACGAAGACGATGCTCATGTCGAACTCGTCCTGTAAGTCGCGGAGGAGTCTGAGAATCTGGGCTTGTATCGTCACGTCGAGGGCCGTCGTCGGTTCGTCGGCGATGAGGAGGTCCGGGTCGGCAGACAGCGCCATCGCGATGACGACGCGCTGTTTCATGCCGCCGGAGAACTCGTGCGGATAGTCGTCGATTCGAGCGGTCGCCTCTGGGATTCCAACGCGGTCGAGGAGGTCGATTGCGCGGTCACGCGCTGCCTGTTTCGACACGTCCCTGTGGAGGCGAATCGCCTCGACGATTTGTGCGCCGACCGGATAGACCGGGTTGAGGGCGCTCTGTGGATTCTGGAAGACGTGTGCGATTCGACCGCCACGAATGGATTCGAGGCGCTTGCCCGACGCGTCGGTCAGGTCTTCACCGTCGAACAGAATCTCGCCGTCGGCAATCTCGCCCGGCGGCATCGGGAGGAGTCTCGTGATGGACTCACAGGCGACGGTCTTGCCGGACCCGGACTCGCCGACGATACAGACCGTCTCGCCGCGTTTCACGTCGAACGAGACGCCGTCGACGGCGCGGACGACACCTTCGTCGGTGTTGAACTGGACGTG is drawn from Haloferax litoreum and contains these coding sequences:
- a CDS encoding ABC transporter ATP-binding protein, translating into MTDPLLSVRNLHVQFNTDEGVVRAVDGVSFDVKRGETVCIVGESGSGKTVACESITRLLPMPPGEIADGEILFDGEDLTDASGKRLESIRGGRIAHVFQNPQSALNPVYPVGAQIVEAIRLHRDVSKQAARDRAIDLLDRVGIPEATARIDDYPHEFSGGMKQRVVIAMALSADPDLLIADEPTTALDVTIQAQILRLLRDLQDEFDMSIVFVTHDLGVVAEIADRVVVMYAGKVMESGTVYDVFDRPSHPYTQALLDCLPGQGESMRPIGGTLPDPKRPPAGCRFHPRCPHATADCRAGDHPEPLTVDAGHEAACVYYGPGYDSSVIRGGSASESRVADGGAAVADPDDGHDSSGGDAR